GCAACGTTTCCGCCGTATAATACCTCTGTATGTGCCCCTGAAACACAGATACAGACCGGAAAAGGGGGCCGTCGCATCACACTCGGGCGTGTACTCtctggcagcagcaccttttttttttggtgctGCTTCCGTCCTCGttcgtgtatgtgtgtggttGGGCGGGTGTTGGCGCGAGTATTTGCGGCCCTTTTCGTCTTGCCTTTTTTGTGTTACTTGCTCGTTTGCATTCACTTTTCTGCGGATTTTTCAAGCGTGGATATGCCCGCCCCCTTCccgcccctcttctcctgtGATGGCTGCTTGCTCTCTTCCATCTCGACGCTTGCATGCCTGCGTGCAGGTATGCGCCCCTTGTACTGTCACGTCACACAAAACGGTGCCTTCtagcacgcacacgcgcacatagGCAATCATGAGAGAGGCGGCCCAGACTCACCGGCGAGCAGTCCCATCGGGTATACCAAGgggcgtctctctctgctcttcctctctcgctttctttcACACATCCGGACGCGCAGTCATGTTGGGGGCGCAACGGCGTCGTTCAGCGTCATTAATGACTAgctttccctcttcttcccccttCATTGGGCTTCTTCTACTGCTTTGCTATTTCTTGTTCTTTGTGCCGTCTCTTTATTCTTCTGCTCCCCAGGgcgtcgtttttttttttcatctaTTCAGCTCTGGCCTTGTGTATCCATGTGCCCGGGTCATGACTGCATGTATAAGCATtacgtgtgtgcttgtgtgtgtctgtgtgtctgtgtgtaggCCATTCCCCATGTTTCTTGTGTGTTCCTGAATGAcctgtttctcttttctttttctttcatGTGGCCCATATGTGTCTGGCGTCTGCGCTGGGGCACCGCAAGTGCCCATTGGGCAAAGAGTGCTGGTGCGTTTGCATACGTGTGTACACCGGGTATCTGCGTTGCGTCGCGCATAGTTGCACACTACCTCATGTGTGAAgttttctttccttctgtGATGACTCGGTCgtgcttcttctttttgtgaagacgagggaggagggagaagtgAGGATGGGACGTTGCTCCCTCTTctgtctccctcgctcttttttgtgtttttaTTTTattttattattattattattgtATGTGCCAAAGGGGTTTTTCGGATGCAGAtctgttgtttttttttgttttttttttttttttggtccGACAAACAAACAATGAACATGGGGCACGCGGAGAGCGGCGTAGACAAGCACTTCAAAGATGGTCGCTCACACACTCGCTCCCTTTCTAGCCTACTTGGGCCTCTGTGTCTTTGCTGTGTGCCACATATGTTTTGTGCGAGTTTATGTATGTTATTGTGTTTTGTTACGTACGGTTTATGTGTTTGGGTTGCTTCCTGTGCACGTGAgttccccttccctccatACTTTTTTTCGTCTCCTTCGGTCTTTCTCTTGTTGATTTCGTCATGCCGCTTTTCTCGGTAATGAGTTTTCACTTGAGGTGgggtgtggagggagggggtctATCCGGTTGCACTCCGCGGCCCTCCTCGCTACCGGCACCATCATCACTCGCCTGTCCAAATGTTCTCCGGCCTCTTCTCTCCGGTGTCCTTCCTTGTCTACCCTCCGCCGTTCCAGGCGTGCGCCGCACGGATGCGGTCCCCGCAAACAAACAATCTCACGGCATCCACCCTAGCGCCGGCGGAGAGGCAGACGCGGCAGCAGATGATCGGTGGGGATGAACAAGAAGGCGGCAGAAAAGGGGAAAGCTCGCTGCCCCTTTGCATTatggtgcagcgcgtcgaCTGCGTCGTCGACAACGATGCCTCACTCTTTCGCGCTCTTGGCCTCTTTGACTGCAGCCGCATCTGCATGAACGCGCACATGGCATTCATCGGTGTatcgctttttctttttttttttcggcgcgtcttttttttttgcttttcacTATTTGAAGGGAAAACACTCAAAGAAGGGTTGAAAAGGTCAGGCAGAAGTCGAGCTCTGCAGCCAAGTCGGAAAGGCTGAAGGGGTGaacgcagaaaaaaaagaaaacaggaAGCCGCAGCATCACAGCGAGGGGACAAGGGCAGTGAGTAATAGCTgttctccccttccctcactCTGTAGTCTTTCTCCACGACCACACTTTTCTCGCCTGTGCTGCGTAGAGGCTGCACGGGTCCCTGCTaaaggacgaggaagaaTGCGACGAGGGTGAGGGCGGAGAAGTCGAAAGAGCtgggagagaggcgaagaaaCTCACCAGTCTCACGCGCATACtcgctttttgtttgtttaACTTTGATGAGTGAAGTGTGCAAACGAAGGAGAGGCTGGTAGCATTCAAGTTCGGCTCAGATTTTGGCTGTTTGCTGGTGTGTGTTTTTGCTGCCCGCACTCATCAACTCAGCATGGAAGAGATGAGGCGAAGACTGTCGCTCATGTTCTGCCTTTTTATCTCATTCTAATGACCATGCGTTCCCCCACCAGCCCCTCGTGCACATTCTTATTcgacctctctctctcttgacGCTAcatctctgtgtgtgcgggtgttCGTGTGCTGGCTGCTCCTTTATGTCTCCGTCTTGCtagctcttttttttctctgccttttctttctttccccTACACCcttgcctcctccctccctctcctgtcctctctcgcgccccactcccactccccctccacaAATGCGCCATTCTTTATGTAACGGGTGTCACAGGGGGTGCTTCGAGAAacgaggggaagaggaaagggTCGGCAGTCGTGGTCGCACGCGTGTTGGCCGTCCCTGTATCGGTGAAAGTATTTTTTTGGACTAATCTGAAGGTGCATATAGTTGCTTGTTTTCcttccgtgtgtgtgtgtgttcgtgtgtgtggttAGGGGAACCGGCTTCGTCATTTTTTCTTCAGCGGGCAAATACAGAAGCGCGCGACGCGACGAGCGGGGGCCTCCTCCATTCCTGGGCAGCGGTAGCGTGGGCGTGGAGGCGAGCGGAGTGAGACATCGCTTTGCAACGTGCGTCACCACTCCCACCCCTTTGCTTCGTATTCCGGCGCCGCCAAGCCGTGGAGCGCCGCCTTGTGTGGTTTCCACAGAGCAGGGATTGAGGCGGACACATGTGGTCGCTAcagacgcagagagagaaaaactCTTCATGGGCGGCCTCTGCGACAAAGTCGGTACTCGGCAAAGACATGATTGACCAGTTTTTCGTTGGGCTAACACCCTCTCCACCTGCTCGCTGTCATTTTGCTTGGccacctctcccctccttctctccgtcATTCACTCTATGCCTGCCTGTTGCTGTGCGTTACCTCGTGTGTCGCCGCATAGAAGCACGTCTCTTGAACAAAGCAGCTGCTGTCATCACACGCGCCACAAATACAATGTCAGCGTCTTCCGAGGCAGCGAAGCTGCAAacaccgccacagcagcggcaggtgcACTACATATCTGATAACGTGTACTCACTCGGAACTCTTAGTTGCGCCGTCTGTGGCCAGACCTTCCCGATTCACACGAACGCgtgccagcgcagcacctgcggcTGGTGCGGAACTCTGCACGAGCCCGGCACGCACTCGGCGCTTCAGAAGCATCATCGTGCCATGCGCAGGACAAGCGATGGTGTCAAAACGAGCAGCAAGATGTGCTCCCTGGACACCagcgctgctctcttcttcaCCGAGAAGGAAGTGACCGCCGCAGTGGAATACATTCGCCAGACGCTGGGTGGCACGTCGCCCTTTGGGGCAGCTCCCGGCGCCGTTGGTGGAGCCAAGAGTGCCGGCATTACCGAGGTGGATAATCGCATTATTGAGGAAGCCTTCTGCGAGACGTGCGGTGTCCACCGCCCCTGCAAGACCTTTGCCCGGCAAACGCGTAGCGCGGATGAGGGTCAGACAATTTTCTTTCAGTGCACCAAGTGCAGCTCGGAGTGGCAGCAGAACTCTTAAGAGGTCGGCCGTGACGCCCCACGGCCTCATCTCAGTTTCTCAAGCCGTCACGACAACAACGCTTAGGGGACGGAAAAGAGTTCGCGTTTGTCCTCGTGcgttcctcctccctttaTTCTTCTCCGCTTTCGGCATCGGTGCTGGTGCATGTTtgcatgtgtatgcgtgtgtgtgtgtgtgtcttttcTGTGCGATCAACGTCTCCTCCGTAACTGTGGCTAACAGGATTCTCAACCTCCAAATATGTCGCCGTCAGAGTGATCATGCCCCATCACATCACCTCTTGTCGTCTCTGAGCAAGACTAGAAAGCG
This genomic stretch from Leishmania donovani BPK282A1 complete genome, chromosome 36 harbors:
- a CDS encoding transcription factor S-II-like protein, encoding MIDQFFVGLTPSPPARCHFAWPPLPSFSPSFTLCLPVAVRYLVCRRIEARLLNKAAAVITRATNTMSASSEAAKLQTPPQQRQVHYISDNVYSLGTLSCAVCGQTFPIHTNACQRSTCGWCGTLHEPGTHSALQKHHRAMRRTSDGVKTSSKMCSLDTSAALFFTEKEVTAAVEYIRQTLGGTSPFGAAPGAVGGAKSAGITEVDNRIIEEAFCETCGVHRPCKTFARQTRSADEGQTIFFQCTKCSSEWQQNS